The stretch of DNA ATACCACTGCAAAGTTCGATAGTTTGCTGCTAACTGATCCCACCTTGCAGACGAGCTTTATGAAGCAGTTTATTATTGGGACCAATTATAATTATATTCTTACCAATCAGTTAGAAACAAGAAGAGTTAATAATTTTTACGTGAATGCCAATATTGATCTGGCTGGTAATCTAATGGGGTTACTGATAGGTGGTAAGGAATCTGCTGAAAACCCGGGAAAGATTTTTGGCACTCCATTCTCTCAGTATGCACGGGCATATGTTGATGGTCGGTATTATTGGAACTTCCGCCCTAATGTTACCTGGGCCAATCGTATGTTTATGGGCTTTGGTTATGCTTATGGCAACTCATCGGCCATGCCTTACCTAAAACAGTTTTATAGTGGAGGTAGTAATAGCGTGCGTGGTTTCAGAGCCCGAACCTTGGGGCCGGGTACTTTTCCGCCTGAAACCGATGCTACTTTTCCTGATCAGGCTGGCGATATAAAATTTGAGTTGAATACTGAGTTAAGGGCAAAGCTGTTTAGTGTTGTCAGAGGAGCTGTTTTTGTGGATGTAGGTAATATCTGGCTGGTAAATGAGAATCCGCAAATACCCGGAGGCAAGTTCAGGGCTGGTCAATTCTTTAATGAGCTGGCTGTAAGTGCAGGCGCCGGTTTACGTATTGATGTATCTGTTTTTGTATTACGGTTTGATGGAGCTTTTCCGCTTCGTAAGCCTTATTTGCCCGATGGACAACGGTGGGTAATTGATGAAATCGATTTTGGTAGCAAGCAATGGCGAAATGATAATTTGATCTTGAATATTGCTATTGGTTATCCATTCTAACTTCATTCTACTTGCTTAAGTTGTAGGCAGTTGAGTTTGGGGGTGGTATGTTTTTTGAAACTATTACCTTATGAAACAAGTGCCTGATAATAAAGCGATAAGCACAGTTGAGATGGTCTTACAATATGTGCCGTTAACGTTTCAAAATTTCCTTACCGAACTTGGAGGTATGCTTCAGTTCACAGGGTACTTTTTGAAGAATACCTTTAAAAGGGGATTTGAATGGACGGAATTTTTACGGCAGAGCTATGAGATCGGCTACCGCTCTATTGGTTTAGTTTCTCTAACAGCCTTTATCATGGGGTTGGTTCTCACACTTCAATCACAACCTACATTATCAGATTTTGGAGCTGAATCTTGGCTTCCGGGTATGGTATCTATTTCTATCGTTCGGGAGATTGGTCCTGTAATAACTTCTTTGATTTGTGCTGGACGAGTAGCCTCCGGTATTGGGGCTGAATTAGGTAGTATGAAAGTAACAGAACAGATTGATGCCATGGAAGTTTCAGGTTCTAATCCGATGAAATACCTGGTTGTAACACGTATTTTGGCCTCTACAGTAACTATTCCTTTATTGGTCATACTTTCTGATGCGATCTCATTTGTTGGTGGTTATGTGGCGGTCAATATCAATTCAGATATGAGTGCGATTCTTTTCTTTAGCAAAGCCTTTGATTCACTTGATTTTACTGATTTAATCCCGGCCTTTATCAAAAGTGTGTTGTTCGGGTTTACCATTGGTTTTATCGGTTGTTTTAAAGGTTATAACGCCAATAGTGGTACCGAAAGCGTTGGTGCCGCCGCAAATTCTGCAGTGGTAACTTCTTCCATCTGCATATTTTTAATAGACATGATAGCGGTACAAATAACCAATGTATTGTATGCATAATGAGCAGTAGTAAGCAACATATTGAACCAAAAGTAAGTCCACAGGCGGAAGATACTCTTGAAAAAGTATTGGAGATCAAACATCTTTCAAAGTCTTTTGGAGAAAAAGTAGTGCTGAA from Solitalea canadensis DSM 3403 encodes:
- a CDS encoding MlaE family ABC transporter permease; translation: MKQVPDNKAISTVEMVLQYVPLTFQNFLTELGGMLQFTGYFLKNTFKRGFEWTEFLRQSYEIGYRSIGLVSLTAFIMGLVLTLQSQPTLSDFGAESWLPGMVSISIVREIGPVITSLICAGRVASGIGAELGSMKVTEQIDAMEVSGSNPMKYLVVTRILASTVTIPLLVILSDAISFVGGYVAVNINSDMSAILFFSKAFDSLDFTDLIPAFIKSVLFGFTIGFIGCFKGYNANSGTESVGAAANSAVVTSSICIFLIDMIAVQITNVLYA